From a region of the Fusobacterium sp. FSA-380-WT-3A genome:
- a CDS encoding formate/nitrite transporter family protein: MYSFYNPIEAIEVIGRTNLKRAQEEKNKILLTGILGGMFISLAGIGQLTILQNINPQNETMIKFLGAAIFPVGLLLCLLLGGTLFTGNSLIILNLINKEIGLKEVVRNLSITWIGNFIGGGVVASISYFAGIFKTLPMQAASINIAMTKLSLNTYECILSGFLCNILVIAGIWLSTSSKDSSGKIYGCWFPIMLFVISGYQHVVANMFFITIAKLISPENINFLQVLLSHFLPVTVGNFLSGGIFFPIVFHYLYVHRK; this comes from the coding sequence ATGTACTCATTTTATAATCCAATAGAAGCTATTGAAGTTATTGGAAGAACTAATCTAAAAAGAGCTCAAGAGGAAAAAAACAAAATTTTACTAACAGGAATTTTAGGAGGAATGTTTATTTCTTTAGCTGGAATTGGACAACTTACTATATTACAAAATATTAATCCTCAAAATGAAACTATGATAAAGTTTTTAGGAGCAGCTATATTTCCTGTTGGTTTATTACTTTGTTTATTATTAGGAGGAACTTTATTTACAGGAAATTCACTAATAATTTTAAATCTGATTAACAAGGAAATTGGATTAAAAGAGGTTGTGAGAAATTTATCTATCACTTGGATAGGAAATTTTATAGGTGGTGGAGTTGTAGCTTCTATAAGTTATTTTGCTGGAATTTTTAAAACTTTGCCTATGCAAGCTGCGTCTATAAATATAGCAATGACTAAATTAAGTTTAAATACTTATGAATGTATATTAAGTGGTTTTTTATGTAATATATTAGTTATTGCTGGAATTTGGTTATCTACATCATCAAAAGATTCTAGTGGAAAAATTTATGGTTGTTGGTTTCCAATTATGTTATTTGTTATAAGTGGTTATCAACATGTTGTAGCAAATATGTTTTTTATAACTATAGCAAAGTTAATTTCTCCAGAAAATATAAATTTTTTACAAGTTTTATTAAGTCACTTTCTACCTGTTACTGTAGGAAATTTTTTATCAGGAGGAATTTTCTTCCCAATTGTTTTTCATTATTTATATGTTCATAGAAAATAA
- a CDS encoding TetR/AcrR family transcriptional regulator, with the protein MPKKVVFRKEIVFDKAFEMFEKHGLDFITARNLAKELKASPAPIYSNYGSIDELKEELISVAKNRFMEYIKKPFTEFTYLNIGMGICVFARENKELFTSIFLREQSFTDLIRRFRNATREEIEKDERFEGLPTEFKEDLLMDCWIFAHGYSTLIATGYINPTDEEIRERLLSGAGTMIYSKLKEKKGV; encoded by the coding sequence ATGCCAAAAAAAGTTGTTTTTAGAAAAGAGATTGTATTTGATAAAGCTTTTGAGATGTTTGAAAAACATGGTTTAGATTTCATTACAGCTAGAAATCTTGCAAAAGAATTAAAAGCTTCACCAGCTCCTATCTATTCAAATTATGGTTCTATTGATGAGTTAAAAGAAGAGTTAATTTCAGTAGCTAAAAATAGATTTATGGAATATATAAAAAAACCATTTACTGAATTTACATATCTTAATATTGGTATGGGAATTTGTGTATTTGCTAGAGAAAATAAAGAACTTTTCACATCTATATTTTTAAGAGAGCAATCTTTTACAGATTTAATAAGAAGATTTAGAAATGCTACTAGAGAAGAAATAGAAAAAGATGAGAGATTTGAAGGATTACCTACAGAGTTTAAAGAAGACCTTTTAATGGATTGTTGGATATTTGCTCATGGATATTCTACTCTAATTGCTACAGGATATATAAATCCTACAGATGAAGAAATAAGAGAAAGACTTCTTTCTGGTGCAGGAACAATGATATATTCTAAATTAAAAGAAAAAAAGGGAGTGTAA
- a CDS encoding OmpP1/FadL family transporter: protein MILKKLTIASLLISATAFGASIDHVQNYTAEYGANPAQQGAINYGTTVNFNPAGLMRLENGTYFTGGLQYAFGDQSMTQNGKEFDSDLSSPIPNFAVYKKTDDGALFWTFGAVAGGASLEYKNSIPLPAGMNGMLDGTNIKGSNQYAQTTIGKAWNVNEKLSMSLGLRAVYGLRTLEANTTTNTNFPILGAGKKASIDSERTAFGVGVQLGLNYTANDRLNIGFRYDSRVKLDFKTDATINDDTLVLGEDYSISGGLLGIYPVYADGLKTRRDLPALMALGASYKVTDDWTAFIGGNYYFNKDAKMDRVGTNPGRYAYDNGWEISLGSEYKLNDKVSWLAGINYADTGAKETTYAATEYSIGSIMLGTGFKIKQDENTEWTIGYSHYFYDSTTFNGIKYEKDIRSIGFNFVKKF from the coding sequence ATGATTTTAAAAAAATTAACTATAGCATCTTTATTAATTAGTGCAACAGCTTTTGGTGCTTCAATAGACCATGTACAAAATTATACAGCTGAGTATGGAGCAAACCCAGCTCAACAAGGAGCAATTAACTATGGAACAACTGTTAACTTCAACCCAGCAGGATTAATGAGATTAGAAAATGGAACATATTTCACTGGTGGGCTTCAATATGCTTTTGGAGACCAATCAATGACTCAAAATGGAAAAGAATTTGATTCAGATTTATCATCTCCAATTCCTAACTTTGCTGTTTATAAAAAAACTGATGATGGAGCTTTATTCTGGACTTTTGGTGCAGTAGCTGGAGGAGCTTCTTTAGAATATAAAAATAGTATTCCTTTACCAGCAGGGATGAATGGAATGTTAGATGGAACTAATATAAAAGGTTCAAATCAATATGCTCAAACAACTATTGGTAAAGCTTGGAATGTAAATGAAAAATTATCAATGTCATTAGGATTAAGAGCAGTTTATGGATTAAGAACTTTAGAAGCAAATACTACTACAAATACTAATTTTCCTATATTAGGAGCTGGAAAAAAAGCATCAATAGATTCTGAAAGAACAGCCTTTGGTGTAGGAGTTCAATTAGGTTTAAACTATACTGCTAATGATAGATTAAATATTGGTTTTAGATATGATAGTAGAGTAAAATTAGATTTTAAAACTGATGCAACTATAAATGATGATACTTTAGTTTTAGGAGAAGATTACAGTATTTCAGGAGGATTATTAGGAATTTATCCTGTTTATGCTGATGGATTAAAAACTAGAAGAGATTTACCAGCTTTAATGGCTTTAGGAGCTTCATATAAAGTAACTGATGATTGGACAGCATTTATTGGAGGAAACTACTATTTCAATAAAGACGCAAAAATGGATAGAGTTGGAACTAATCCTGGAAGATATGCTTATGACAATGGATGGGAAATTTCTTTAGGTTCTGAATATAAATTAAATGATAAAGTATCTTGGTTAGCAGGAATTAACTATGCTGATACAGGAGCAAAAGAAACTACATATGCAGCTACAGAATATTCAATAGGTTCTATAATGCTTGGAACAGGATTTAAAATTAAACAAGATGAAAATACAGAATGGACAATAGGTTATAGCCACTACTTCTATGATTCTACTACATTTAATGGAATTAAATATGAAAAAGATATAAGAAGTATAGGATTTAACTTCGTAAAAAAATTCTAA
- a CDS encoding dihydrofolate reductase: MINIIVAIDKNYLIGNRNKIPWNIPEDLKLFKEKTTDNFLLMGRKTFESIGKPLPNRVNIVISKSLNSDFKIEENKIYKFEDLLNKIIVFSNIEDGLEFYKKINFKNNYDKDIYIIGGGSIYNEFIQKKNFHKLCISHIDGDFLGDTYFPKINFKDYKIILEKKFNNFIYREYI, translated from the coding sequence ATGATAAATATTATTGTTGCAATAGATAAAAATTATCTTATTGGAAACAGAAATAAAATTCCTTGGAATATTCCAGAAGATTTGAAACTTTTTAAAGAAAAAACTACTGATAATTTTTTACTTATGGGAAGAAAAACCTTTGAGAGTATAGGAAAACCATTACCTAATAGAGTAAATATAGTTATAAGTAAAAGTTTAAATTCAGATTTTAAAATAGAAGAAAATAAAATTTATAAATTTGAAGATTTATTAAATAAAATTATAGTTTTTTCTAATATTGAAGATGGACTAGAATTTTATAAAAAAATTAATTTTAAAAATAATTATGATAAAGACATTTATATAATCGGTGGTGGAAGTATATATAATGAGTTTATTCAAAAGAAAAATTTTCATAAACTTTGTATCTCTCATATTGATGGAGATTTTTTAGGAGACACCTATTTTCCAAAGATTAATTTTAAAGATTATAAAATAATTTTAGAAAAAAAATTTAATAATTTTATTTATAGGGAATATATCTAA
- a CDS encoding tRNA (cytidine(34)-2'-O)-methyltransferase: MNIVLYEPEIPYNTGNIGRSCVLTNSTLHLIKPLGFSLDEKNVKRAGLDYWHLVKIKEWDSYEDFLKGNPDGNFYYATTKCKNRYCDVKFKENDFIIFGPESRGLPKEILEANPDKCITIPMIEMGRSLNLSNSAAIILYEALRQTDFNFGE, translated from the coding sequence ATGAATATAGTTTTATATGAACCAGAAATTCCTTACAATACAGGGAATATTGGACGTTCTTGTGTACTTACAAACTCTACTCTTCATCTTATAAAACCTTTAGGATTTTCTTTAGATGAAAAAAATGTTAAAAGGGCAGGGCTTGATTATTGGCATTTAGTAAAAATTAAAGAGTGGGATAGTTATGAGGATTTTTTAAAAGGAAATCCTGATGGTAATTTCTACTATGCAACTACAAAATGTAAAAATAGATATTGTGATGTAAAGTTTAAAGAAAATGATTTTATAATATTTGGACCAGAGTCAAGAGGATTACCAAAAGAGATTTTAGAAGCTAATCCTGATAAATGTATAACTATTCCTATGATAGAAATGGGACGTTCTTTAAATCTTTCAAACTCAGCAGCAATTATATTATATGAAGCTTTAAGACAAACTGATTTTAATTTTGGAGAATAA
- a CDS encoding sodium-dependent transporter: protein MKEKREKFSNRLGFILSCVGAAVGLGNIWMFSWKLGTFGGGAFLIPYFLFMAFFAYVGLISEISFGRMIKKGVMGVSELMQEKKFPLAKYLPLISIISVSGIFTFYVIVFGWIIKYFYSYITIDMNSVNYPEYFGNFVGTPDSIIWHILAGVISIGVISLGVVKGIEKLNKIIMPLMFIIFIGLMIKSITLPGATEGIKYLLTPKWEALANPMTWVMALGQSFFTVGLSGSALLVYGSYVDDNMDITNGVFHTCVLDTIAALLAGFVIIPAAFALGHNPGAGPGLLFITVPAIFSQIAGGKILAGIFFLSVIFAAVSSAINQLEVPVEAFMYKFNVSRKKASVIVGTILVLIGIPLDLNMDLFGKFADFMSVILIPLGALIVLFFYYFFIDNQKIIAEIDKGAHSKKGKYVLTIGKYIFVPGTALVLILGMIFGSIG, encoded by the coding sequence ATGAAAGAGAAAAGAGAAAAATTTAGTAACCGACTTGGATTCATTCTATCATGTGTAGGAGCAGCTGTAGGGCTTGGAAACATTTGGATGTTCTCTTGGAAACTAGGTACTTTTGGTGGAGGAGCTTTCCTTATTCCATACTTTTTATTTATGGCTTTCTTTGCTTATGTTGGACTTATATCAGAGATTTCTTTTGGAAGAATGATAAAAAAAGGTGTAATGGGAGTTTCTGAACTTATGCAAGAAAAAAAATTCCCTCTTGCTAAATATTTACCACTTATATCTATAATATCTGTTTCAGGAATTTTTACATTTTATGTAATTGTTTTTGGATGGATAATAAAATACTTTTATTCTTATATAACTATTGATATGAATAGTGTTAATTATCCAGAATATTTTGGAAACTTTGTAGGGACACCTGATTCAATTATTTGGCATATATTAGCTGGTGTAATAAGTATTGGAGTTATTTCTTTAGGTGTTGTTAAAGGAATAGAAAAATTAAATAAAATCATAATGCCTTTAATGTTTATTATATTTATAGGGCTTATGATAAAATCTATAACTTTACCAGGAGCAACAGAAGGTATAAAATATTTACTTACTCCAAAATGGGAAGCTCTAGCAAATCCAATGACTTGGGTTATGGCTTTAGGACAATCTTTCTTTACAGTTGGACTTAGTGGTTCAGCTTTACTTGTTTATGGAAGCTATGTTGATGATAATATGGATATTACAAATGGAGTATTTCATACTTGTGTATTAGATACTATAGCAGCTTTACTAGCTGGATTTGTAATTATTCCTGCTGCCTTTGCTTTGGGACATAATCCAGGAGCTGGGCCAGGACTATTATTTATCACAGTACCAGCAATTTTCTCTCAAATAGCTGGAGGAAAAATTTTAGCTGGAATATTTTTCCTAAGTGTAATATTTGCTGCTGTATCATCAGCTATAAATCAATTGGAAGTACCTGTAGAAGCATTTATGTATAAATTTAATGTTTCAAGAAAAAAAGCAAGTGTTATAGTAGGAACTATTTTAGTTTTAATAGGAATTCCTCTTGACTTAAATATGGATTTATTTGGAAAATTTGCTGACTTTATGTCTGTAATTTTAATTCCTTTAGGGGCTTTAATTGTTTTATTCTTCTATTATTTCTTTATAGATAATCAAAAAATTATAGCTGAAATAGATAAAGGAGCTCACTCTAAAAAAGGAAAATATGTCTTAACTATTGGAAAATATATATTTGTACCTGGAACAGCTTTAGTATTAATTCTTGGTATGATATTTGGAAGTATAGGATAA
- a CDS encoding cation:proton antiporter: MLFSLAVFILIAISLAKVFEKLRLPGLLGMLFTGILLGEYSRDYFVNTLNLKFLESFFISDKILEISPDLRLCALIVILIRAGLGIDREVLKKIGKTAIKMAALPCLFEGFTIMLITHILLGYSFAISGCLGFIIAAVSPAVVVPEMLNLKEKNLGKEREIPTIILAGASIDDIFAITLFSSFLSIALGKGVNIYKELLKIPMSIISGLVLGIGVGILLVKLFKTYHIRDTRKAILFLMIAIVFHQIEVLNLFPMASLLGIMAMGFIILEKYPELAQRLSLKFNKIWVFAEVLLFVLIGAAVNIKVVFASSIVGVIIIIIGLIGRMIGVRVALFGSDLTNNEKLFCGLAYIPKATVQAAISGIPLMMGVPHGEILLAIGVLSIIVSVPIGVIGIRLGQKKLLN; the protein is encoded by the coding sequence ATGTTATTTAGTTTAGCAGTTTTTATTTTAATAGCTATATCTTTAGCTAAAGTTTTTGAAAAATTAAGACTTCCAGGACTTTTAGGAATGCTTTTTACAGGAATTTTATTAGGAGAATATTCTAGAGATTATTTTGTAAATACTTTAAATTTAAAATTTTTAGAGTCATTTTTTATATCAGATAAAATATTAGAAATCTCTCCTGACTTAAGACTTTGTGCTTTAATTGTGATTTTAATCAGAGCAGGACTTGGAATAGATAGGGAAGTGTTGAAGAAAATTGGAAAAACAGCTATAAAAATGGCTGCTTTACCTTGTCTTTTTGAAGGATTTACTATTATGTTAATCACTCATATTTTACTTGGATATTCTTTTGCTATTTCAGGATGTTTAGGATTTATAATAGCAGCTGTATCTCCAGCTGTGGTTGTACCAGAGATGTTAAATTTAAAAGAAAAGAATTTAGGAAAAGAGAGAGAAATTCCAACTATAATTTTGGCTGGAGCTTCAATAGATGATATATTTGCTATAACTTTATTTTCATCATTTTTATCAATAGCCTTAGGAAAAGGTGTAAATATTTACAAAGAACTTTTAAAAATTCCTATGAGTATTATAAGTGGATTAGTTTTAGGAATTGGAGTAGGAATCTTACTTGTTAAACTTTTTAAAACTTATCATATAAGAGATACAAGAAAAGCAATTTTATTTTTAATGATTGCCATAGTTTTTCATCAAATAGAAGTTTTAAATTTATTTCCAATGGCTAGTCTTTTAGGAATAATGGCAATGGGATTTATAATTTTAGAAAAATATCCAGAACTTGCCCAAAGACTTTCATTAAAATTTAATAAAATTTGGGTATTTGCTGAAGTTTTATTATTTGTCTTAATAGGAGCAGCTGTAAATATTAAAGTTGTATTTGCTTCTAGTATTGTAGGAGTTATAATAATTATAATAGGACTTATTGGGAGAATGATAGGAGTTCGTGTAGCCTTATTTGGTTCTGATTTAACTAATAATGAAAAACTTTTTTGTGGACTTGCCTATATTCCAAAGGCTACAGTACAAGCAGCTATATCAGGAATTCCATTGATGATGGGAGTACCACATGGAGAAATATTACTTGCTATTGGAGTTTTGTCTATAATAGTTTCTGTTCCTATTGGAGTTATTGGAATTAGATTAGGACAAAAAAAATTATTAAATTAA
- a CDS encoding sodium:alanine symporter family protein codes for MEIFKNLVEGVNNLLWGKNILVVLLIGAAMLATLGTKFMQFRLLKPILSVFTNEEKREDGISSIETFFLGTACRVGAGNIAGVVAAITVGGPGSLFWMWLVALFGAATSFIESTLSVIYREKNKDGNYIGGTPWIIKQRLKLGWLGGLYAIASIICYIGVTQVMSNSITESVASAYNIKQSWVSIALTIIVAAIIFGRGKKDVIIASLNKIVPVMAGLYLGVVLYIILTNISSIPMMIVDIFSKAFGTKEVAGGAIGIVIMQGVRRGLFSNEAGSGDSNYAAAVVDIDQPAKQGMVQALGVFVDTLLVCSATAFVVLLAGAKNVVGVQGMVLNGKELSGMALFQEAIKSHIGIVGLPFTVVVIFFFSLSTILAVTFYGRNALNYLTEKTGINIVYQILIILMVYIGGIKQNFFVWSLADFGLGIMTVINIICLTPIAKEAISELKKYEIILKEENQKIKNK; via the coding sequence ATGGAAATTTTTAAAAACTTAGTTGAAGGAGTTAATAACCTGTTATGGGGGAAAAACATCTTAGTTGTATTATTAATAGGTGCAGCAATGTTAGCTACATTAGGAACAAAATTTATGCAATTTAGATTACTTAAACCTATATTATCAGTGTTTACAAATGAAGAGAAAAGAGAAGATGGAATAAGTTCTATTGAAACATTTTTTTTAGGAACAGCTTGTAGAGTAGGAGCTGGAAATATAGCTGGAGTAGTGGCTGCAATAACAGTAGGAGGACCTGGTTCATTATTTTGGATGTGGTTAGTAGCTTTATTTGGAGCAGCAACATCTTTTATTGAATCAACATTATCAGTTATTTATAGAGAGAAAAATAAAGATGGAAATTATATTGGTGGAACACCATGGATTATAAAACAAAGATTAAAACTTGGTTGGCTTGGAGGATTATATGCAATAGCTTCTATAATTTGTTATATTGGAGTTACTCAAGTTATGTCAAACTCTATAACAGAATCTGTGGCTAGTGCTTATAATATAAAACAAAGTTGGGTTTCGATAGCTTTAACAATAATAGTGGCAGCTATTATATTTGGAAGAGGAAAAAAAGATGTGATTATAGCATCACTTAATAAAATAGTTCCTGTAATGGCTGGATTATATTTAGGAGTTGTACTTTATATAATTCTTACAAATATATCTTCAATTCCAATGATGATAGTAGACATATTCTCAAAAGCTTTTGGAACAAAAGAGGTAGCTGGTGGAGCTATAGGAATTGTAATAATGCAAGGAGTTAGAAGAGGATTATTCTCTAATGAAGCAGGAAGCGGAGATTCTAACTATGCAGCAGCTGTAGTTGATATAGACCAACCAGCAAAACAAGGAATGGTTCAAGCTTTAGGAGTTTTTGTTGATACTTTATTAGTATGTAGTGCTACAGCCTTTGTAGTTCTTTTAGCTGGGGCTAAAAATGTAGTTGGAGTTCAAGGAATGGTATTGAATGGAAAAGAATTAAGTGGAATGGCTTTATTCCAAGAAGCTATAAAAAGTCATATAGGAATAGTTGGACTTCCATTTACTGTTGTTGTTATTTTCTTTTTCTCACTAAGTACAATTCTTGCTGTAACCTTCTATGGAAGAAATGCTCTTAACTATTTGACAGAAAAAACAGGAATAAATATTGTATATCAAATTCTTATTATTTTAATGGTTTATATTGGTGGAATAAAACAAAACTTCTTTGTATGGTCATTAGCAGATTTTGGTTTAGGAATAATGACAGTTATAAATATTATTTGTTTAACACCAATAGCAAAAGAAGCTATATCAGAATTAAAAAAATATGAGATAATTCTAAAAGAAGAAAATCAAAAAATAAAAAATAAATAG
- a CDS encoding SDR family oxidoreductase yields MNILITGVTKGIGYQLVSEFVKRNHKVFGIGRTEEKLLELKTKYGENFIPLNYDITLEENIEKIFKVLDENSISIDILINNAGIGFLGEFYNIDYKSNEKMIDLNIKSLMHITYKFINKSLEENIEKIRGIINISSTAAFQSGGPYFAVYYGTKAFVSSFTNGITEELRDKNFKVMGVYPGPTKTEFVGMEKEKSFYTMEAKKVAKIIVQDFFNEKEISIPGFFNKILVFIGKVIPRKLELKFLKKIQLKKLK; encoded by the coding sequence ATGAATATTTTAATTACAGGAGTTACTAAGGGAATAGGATATCAATTAGTATCTGAATTTGTAAAAAGAAATCATAAAGTATTTGGAATTGGAAGAACAGAAGAAAAACTTTTAGAATTAAAAACTAAATATGGTGAGAACTTTATTCCTCTAAATTATGATATTACTTTAGAAGAAAATATTGAAAAAATTTTTAAAGTTTTAGATGAAAATAGTATATCTATAGATATATTGATAAATAATGCAGGTATTGGATTTTTGGGAGAGTTTTATAATATAGATTATAAAAGTAATGAAAAAATGATAGATTTAAATATCAAATCTCTTATGCATATAACTTATAAATTTATAAATAAATCTTTAGAAGAAAATATTGAGAAAATTAGAGGAATAATTAATATTTCATCAACAGCAGCCTTTCAAAGTGGAGGACCATATTTTGCAGTGTATTATGGAACAAAAGCTTTTGTTTCATCTTTTACAAATGGTATTACAGAAGAGTTAAGAGATAAAAATTTTAAAGTTATGGGAGTTTATCCAGGACCAACTAAAACAGAATTTGTGGGAATGGAAAAAGAAAAAAGTTTTTATACTATGGAAGCGAAAAAAGTTGCTAAAATTATAGTACAAGATTTTTTTAATGAAAAAGAAATTTCAATACCAGGATTTTTCAATAAAATTTTGGTATTCATAGGAAAAGTTATCCCTAGAAAATTAGAATTAAAATTTTTGAAAAAAATACAATTAAAAAAGCTAAAATAA
- a CDS encoding L,D-transpeptidase family protein, with protein sequence MKKRIIGIIFILFSTFLFGKKSNIVVENRYDNLIHNDIKVDIKYKEDDLPELLDYVFIKTLHAAIRKEPNPKAELIYNAPFNTKYRLLEKVKVGETHWYKVKTSKGIGYVFEKSADVKTFRFEKMVERIKDVEKFIDENNQNNIKLASTNSYLPNPYNKDMRRTKDKYGISIDQNIVGVYEKENIELHIPDRSVLSVLEIKGNKAKVKVEGIPESPLVIDKRYLSYNPKIEEGFEKAIVVDIENQNLAAFEKINGEWTLISYIYAKTGIESQLGFETPRGSFIVPLLKYEMGYRDIYGDDMGIARYAIRFSGGGYLHGTPVDHVEVDNEDFFLKQKEDGLGTFKGTRKCIRNTVSHAKFLFDWILGDERNQNSNYQRPQENVMFIIF encoded by the coding sequence GTGAAAAAAAGAATAATTGGAATTATATTTATTTTATTTAGTACTTTTTTATTTGGAAAAAAATCAAATATAGTTGTAGAAAATAGGTACGATAACTTAATCCACAATGATATAAAAGTAGATATAAAATATAAAGAGGATGATTTACCAGAATTATTAGATTATGTTTTTATAAAAACTTTGCATGCTGCTATTAGAAAAGAACCAAACCCCAAAGCAGAGCTTATATACAATGCTCCTTTTAATACTAAATATAGACTTTTAGAAAAAGTTAAAGTTGGAGAAACTCATTGGTATAAGGTAAAAACTTCAAAGGGAATTGGTTATGTTTTTGAAAAAAGTGCTGACGTAAAAACATTTAGATTTGAAAAAATGGTAGAGAGAATAAAAGATGTAGAGAAATTTATAGATGAAAATAATCAAAATAATATAAAACTTGCTTCTACAAATTCATATTTACCTAATCCATATAATAAAGATATGAGAAGAACAAAGGATAAATATGGAATTTCAATAGACCAAAATATAGTTGGTGTTTATGAAAAAGAAAATATTGAATTACATATTCCAGATAGGTCAGTATTAAGTGTATTAGAAATTAAAGGCAACAAAGCTAAAGTAAAAGTGGAAGGAATTCCAGAATCTCCATTGGTTATTGACAAAAGATATCTTTCATACAATCCCAAAATAGAAGAGGGATTTGAAAAAGCCATTGTTGTAGATATAGAAAATCAAAACTTAGCAGCTTTTGAAAAAATTAATGGAGAGTGGACTTTAATTTCATATATCTATGCAAAAACAGGTATAGAAAGTCAGTTAGGATTTGAAACTCCTAGAGGGTCTTTTATAGTTCCATTACTTAAATATGAAATGGGATATAGAGATATTTATGGAGATGATATGGGAATAGCAAGATATGCTATAAGATTTAGTGGTGGTGGATATTTACATGGAACACCTGTTGACCATGTAGAAGTAGACAATGAAGATTTTTTCTTAAAACAAAAAGAAGATGGACTTGGAACCTTTAAAGGAACTAGAAAATGTATAAGAAATACAGTTTCTCATGCAAAATTTTTATTTGATTGGATATTAGGAGATGAGAGAAATCAAAATTCTAATTATCAAAGGCCACAAGAAAATGTTATGTTTATAATTTTCTAA
- a CDS encoding DUF3343 domain-containing protein: MVLEERFLVVSAESTHLVIKVEKTLQGENIECRIIPLPTEISANCGLAIKLDENYLEKVKEIIEKENLEVKISLVEKKGFKKNIINL; the protein is encoded by the coding sequence ATGGTTTTAGAAGAAAGATTTTTAGTTGTATCAGCTGAATCAACACATTTAGTAATAAAAGTAGAAAAAACTTTACAAGGTGAAAATATAGAGTGTAGAATAATACCTTTACCTACAGAGATTTCTGCAAATTGTGGATTAGCTATAAAATTAGATGAAAACTATTTAGAGAAAGTTAAGGAAATAATTGAGAAAGAAAATTTAGAGGTAAAAATTTCTTTAGTAGAAAAAAAAGGGTTTAAAAAAAATATAATTAATTTATAG
- the yedF gene encoding sulfurtransferase-like selenium metabolism protein YedF, with protein MVKVNAVGFLCPIPVIMTKKALNEIEEGEVEILVDNETAKENLEKLGKELGFAYKSEKVDENYKVVITKIKVEEKQEKIKEENIVVIIDSDEMGKGDKELGEILVKGFVYSLTEMEVLPKTVILYNKGVYLATVNKNTIEDLKKLENMGVEVIACGTCVNYYGLQDKLQVGSLTNMYTIIDRQFKATKIIRV; from the coding sequence ATGGTAAAAGTAAATGCTGTGGGATTTCTTTGCCCTATACCTGTTATAATGACTAAAAAAGCTTTAAATGAGATAGAAGAGGGAGAAGTAGAAATATTAGTAGATAATGAAACTGCTAAGGAAAATTTAGAAAAATTAGGAAAAGAGTTAGGATTTGCTTATAAATCTGAAAAAGTTGATGAAAATTATAAAGTTGTGATTACAAAAATAAAAGTAGAAGAAAAGCAAGAAAAAATAAAAGAGGAAAATATTGTTGTTATAATAGACTCTGATGAAATGGGAAAAGGAGATAAGGAATTAGGAGAAATTTTAGTGAAAGGTTTTGTATACTCTTTAACAGAAATGGAAGTTTTACCAAAAACTGTTATTCTTTATAATAAGGGTGTATACCTTGCAACTGTTAATAAAAATACTATAGAAGATTTAAAAAAATTAGAAAATATGGGTGTTGAAGTGATTGCTTGTGGAACTTGTGTAAACTATTATGGATTACAAGATAAATTACAAGTTGGAAGTTTGACTAATATGTATACTATTATAGATAGACAATTTAAAGCTACAAAAATAATAAGAGTTTAG